A part of Arachis hypogaea cultivar Tifrunner chromosome 12, arahy.Tifrunner.gnm2.J5K5, whole genome shotgun sequence genomic DNA contains:
- the LOC112730240 gene encoding uncharacterized protein translates to MGQTPFASHVLQVKLPKHFNKPTDLKYEGKSDPQEHIDTFDARMSLEGVGDAIRFKAFSITLSGPEMGFITLPSGSISSFHDIKIKFLAHFTTRRTQAKHPISLLDVEQRVRESIQDYLDRFNKVLLEVNTRILEVVCLCLIAGLLEGDFRRHLTSKDVKSMKEIHQITLEYMRDEDVSRVVLTKIEELSPLA, encoded by the coding sequence ATGGGACAAACTCCATTCGCTTCACATGTTCTTCAGGTCAAGCTGCCCAAACATTTTAACAAGCCGACAGATCTTAAATATGAAGGCAAGTCAGACCCTCAAGAGCACATTGACACCTTTGATGCCCGAATGAGCTTGGAGGGTGTGGGAGATGCTATAAGGTTTAAGGCATTTTCAATTACACTATCTGGACCGGAGATGGGATTTATTACTTTACCTTCTGGTTCTATCTCCTCATTTCACGATATCAAGATAAAGTTTCTTGCTCACTTTACTACAAGGCGAACTCAAGCCAAGCATCCCATTTCACTACTTGATGTAGAGCAGAGAGTTAGGGAAAGCATCCAAGATTACCTGGATCGCTTCAATAAGGTACTTTTGGAGGTTAATACACGAATTCTTGAGGTCGTGTGTCTTTGTCTCATAGCTGGACTGCTTGAAGGAGATTTCAGAAGACATCTCACTTCTAAAGATGTCAAATCTATGAAAGAAATCCATCAAATTACTCTGGAATACATGAGGGACGAGGATGTTTCGAGAGTAGTTTTGACAAAAATAGAAGAACTGAGCCCCCTCGCCTAA
- the LOC112730239 gene encoding serine/threonine-protein phosphatase 7 long form homolog, producing the protein MLTCDHPVPPDRYNDRVEEHLRLTGFYHVSQIGVVQCQKALVNALIERWHPNTHTFHLSIGECAVTLEDVALILGLPTDGLPVTGMTMSSFEALEAECLLQFGVAPRKSDCRGSCIKLRWLRDLKENLELTDEISIQSIGGYSWGAACLAHLYRALCRASRFNCKEIDGPLTLLLGWAWIRLPYLSPLPREPRSFSLANSFVYFSQFVWVAYAVDRVDLNIIPAEIYMQSVVWSATVPLVSFECIEWHATDRFRRQFGFVQGVPNQERNLDKAHGKVLTGPKNLNWATAPSHSIWVMHWSNRYNYVLSELPMPS; encoded by the exons atgttgACATGTGACCATCCAGTTCCTCCGGATCGGTACAACGATAGGGTGGAGGAGCATTTACGACTTACTGGATTTTATCATGTATCTCAAATTGGGGTAGTCCAATGTCAAAAGGCACTGGTTAACGCTCTAATCGAGCGGTGGCACCCCAACACACATACGTTTCATCTTTCCATTGGTGAATGTGCTGTGACTCTTGAAGATGTGGCTCTAATTCTTGGTCTTCCGACGGACGGTCTTCCTGTCACAGGGATGACAATGAGTAGTTTTGAAGCCTTGGAGGCGGAGTGTTTGCTTCAATTTGGAGTTGCACCGCGTAAGTCGGATTGTAGAGGTAGCTGCATAAAACTGAGATGGCTGCGAGATCTAAAAGAAAATTTAGAGTTGACTGATGAAATCAGTATACAGAG TATTGGAGGGTATAGTTGGGGAGCGGCATGCCTAGCACACCTCTACAGGGCGTTATGCAGGGCATCTCGTTTTAACTGTAAGGAAATAGATGGTCCACTAACACTTCTACTCGGTTGGGCTTGGATTCGACTACCATATCTATCGCCGCTTCCTAGGGAACCCCGCAGTTTTTCACTAGCAAACAG TTTCGTCTATTTTTCCCAATTTGTTTGGGTTGCTTATGCTGTGGATCGCGTGGATCTGAATATCATTCCTGCTGAAATCTACATGCAGTCAGTTGTCTGGAGCGCTACAGTTCCGTTGGTGTCATTTGAATGTATCGAGTGGCATGCTACCGATAGGTTTAGGCGACAGTTTGGTTTTGTTCAGGGAGTACCTAATCAGGAGcggaatctggacaaggcgcaTGGAAAAGTCCTGACTGGTCCCAAGAATCTTAACTGGGCCACGGCACCGAGTCATTCAATTTGGGTGATGCATTGGTCAAACAGGTATAACTACGTTTTATCTGAGCTCCCCATGCCTTCATAG